GTCCGTCAGCATCTCCTGGAGGCTCGCGGAGGACAGCAGGCGCTGGCCGCCACCCAGCAGCATCCGGCAGAACGCGAGGAGATCATCCGCCGTGGACACCAGCCCACCCTGGCCTCCTCCGGAAGGGAAGGTGGGCTGGCGCGACCAGAAGCTGTCCGCCGGTGAGTCCCATGCTTCCAGCTTCCCGGACGCATCGTCGCGCGCGTAGGCCGTCGTGAGCCGGTCGCGCTTCTCCGGGGGCACGGTGAAGGCCGTGTCCTTCATGCCCAGCGGCACGAAGAGCCGCTCGCGAAGGAAGTCATCGAAGCGCATGCCCGAGGCACGCGCGACCAGCACGCCCAGGACCTCGTAGCCGGTGTGGTAGGCCCACCGCTCTCCGGGTTGATGCCGCAGCGGCAGCGAGCCCAGCCGCCGCATGAACTCATCGGGCGGATCCGTGAGCATGTGGAAGCCGGGCGTCACACGGGCCTCGGCCATGGCCCGCTGGATGGGGTGCTTGTCGGGAGGCGCCATCACCGCGCCCAGGCCCCAGCGCAGCGTGAGCAGGTCCCGCACGGTGATGGCGCGCTTCGCGGGGACGGTGTCGTCCACGGGCCCGTCGGGCGTTCGCAGGACGCGGCGGTCCGCCAACTCCGGCAGCCACGGGTCGACGGCGCCGTCGAGCGACAGCTTCCCGTCCTCCACGAGCATCAGCGTGGCCACCGCCGTGATGGGTTTGGCCATGGACGCGAGCCGGAACAGGCTGTCCCGCCGCATGGGCGGCTCGGAAGGCGTGAGGCCCTGCGTGCCCAGCACGTCGACGTGCACGGTGTCTCCGCGCGCAATCAGGGCGACGACGCCCGGAAGGTCGCCGCGCTCGACGTGGCCTCGCAGGGCGGAGGTCACGTCGGCGAGCCGGGACGGAGAGAGCGTGGCAGCGCGTGGGGACATGGCCCTGAGTCTAGCCCGCGCCGCCGCCCGCGAGTGCCTCAGCGCTTCGCGAGGATGAACGCGGTGACGGAGTAGCGCTGGTGGCCCCGGGCCTCGGATGTCCATTCCGTCACGCGGTGGGGGGCGCCCCTCGCGCGGAAGATGAACACCGAGTTGAAGAGCGGCGGGACCCGCATCATGTCCGCGTCCACCTCGGGATGCCGGAAGGTGAGGACGCCGCCGAA
The sequence above is drawn from the Corallococcus sp. NCRR genome and encodes:
- a CDS encoding serine hydrolase domain-containing protein; its protein translation is MSPRAATLSPSRLADVTSALRGHVERGDLPGVVALIARGDTVHVDVLGTQGLTPSEPPMRRDSLFRLASMAKPITAVATLMLVEDGKLSLDGAVDPWLPELADRRVLRTPDGPVDDTVPAKRAITVRDLLTLRWGLGAVMAPPDKHPIQRAMAEARVTPGFHMLTDPPDEFMRRLGSLPLRHQPGERWAYHTGYEVLGVLVARASGMRFDDFLRERLFVPLGMKDTAFTVPPEKRDRLTTAYARDDASGKLEAWDSPADSFWSRQPTFPSGGGQGGLVSTADDLLAFCRMLLGGGQRLLSSASLQEMLTDQIPEEVKAASPFSPGFWDASGWGFGGSITTKPDGVSPTAGRYGWAGGYGPMFFIDPQQDLTALLLTQRRMQSGDHALALEFSRGAYRALED